A region of the Ignavibacteria bacterium genome:
ATGTTTTATCGCCCGAGACTCGGATTGTTTGTACTGCAAGCAAATCACGAACGTCCTTGTAAAATCCAGTTACATTAAATGCGAGGTCTTCCAATAATAACTGCTGCAATCCGAGTTCGTAAGTGACGGTTTTTTCCGGATTCAAATTTGCGTCGCCGAAAAGCGGATTGGAAGTAGCGAAGCTCGATTTGAAGCTTGCATTAGAATAAAGGTATTGGAACGGCGGCATCTGAAAGAAATGTCCGTACGAAAAATGAATTATACCTCTATCAGTAATTGGAAACGAAATTCCTAATCTCGGACTGAATTGATGTTTTGGTTTTGAATCGGCTAAGAGATTCGTCTTATCAACATATCCTGGCAAGGTTGGATCATATGGTGAAGGATAGGTAATGTTCGTTGAGTATTGCGATCTCGAATGGAAGTAATCGTATCTCAAACCAATATTAAGAATAAAATTTTCATACTCCATCTTATCCTGTATGTAAGCCGAAAACTCAAATGGTTTCTTTGTGTACAAATCGTGATCGGCTGTAGCAGTGGAAGGAATTGTTGGGACTAAATATCTCGTTGTATCGCGCTTCACAACAAAACTTTCATAATCAAGTTGATGGAATTCCGTCTCCATACCAAATCTTAATTCATGATTTTGTGATAATTGACTTGTTAGATCGAACTTGCCTCCATAAGTTCTTGCACGCTGATAGTTATGACCGTTTCTTGTTCCACCAAAATAGAAAGTGTACGAAGTAGGGCGCACGAGTTTTTCTTCAGGTTGATATCTATTGCTGGCTTTTAATCCATCCGTACCTTTACCGGCAAAATAATCAACTGCTTTTCCAGAAGCATCTTCAAGGGGATAAAGATACTGCTTATAATCATTGAAGTTATATGACATTTTTATTGAATAGAAAGTGTTAGATGAAATTGCATGTCTAACATCGAGTGAAGTGATAAATCCTTTTTCATAGTAATTATAGTTTGCATCTGGATTATACTTGAAATCATGCGAGTAAAACTTATTGTGAGAATTTGAGAAAATTGCATCATAATTAATCTTTATTGTCGGGATGGGCTTGATGGTGAGTTTCCCTGTAGCGCTAAATTCATTGCTTGGATTCATCGGAACAATTGCATAATCTCCAGTCGCAGCAATTCGAACATCATTCGGATTTGCTGGATTAATATAGACCGAATCGGTTGTATTATGCTCTCTAACTCCATATAACCACCCTCTGTCGTAATCTAATCTGCTCGATAGAAAGAAAGACACATTGTTATTGAAAAAAGGAACCGGTCCACCAAGTGTAAATTCTGTAACATTATTGCTGAAAATATTTATGTCTTCAACATTGAAAAAAGTTTTCTTTCTTGTACTGAGATGATCCCCTGTGTAGAAAGAAATCTGACCTTTTAATTTATTCCCACCTTCTTTCGTGATCGTATTGATCACTCCGCTCAGCGCATTTCCGTACTCTGCATTGAAAGTACCGCTCACGACTGAAATTTCCTGAACTGCGTTTGTAGCG
Encoded here:
- a CDS encoding TonB-dependent receptor: MKRLLIYLLVFLMSMLLHPITLIAGTTGKIAGRVIDFNTRDPIPGVNIVVSGTGLGAATNLDGWYVVNNIPPGNYSVVVSAVGYQKKQFNGVKVSVDFTTKLNVELSEEAIALETVVVEASAPLIRPDLTSSQATIDVQQIETLPVESIHQILALQAGIIQGVGGELHIRGGRSNEIAYTVNGVSIANPFDNSPMVQIATNAVQEISVVSGTFNAEYGNALSGVINTITKEGGNKLKGQISFYTGDHLSTRKKTFFNVEDINIFSNNVTEFTLGGPVPFFNNNVSFFLSSRLDYDRGWLYGVREHNTTDSVYINPANPNDVRIAATGDYAIVPMNPSNEFSATGKLTIKPIPTIKINYDAIFSNSHNKFYSHDFKYNPDANYNYYEKGFITSLDVRHAISSNTFYSIKMSYNFNDYKQYLYPLEDASGKAVDYFAGKGTDGLKASNRYQPEEKLVRPTSYTFYFGGTRNGHNYQRARTYGGKFDLTSQLSQNHELRFGMETEFHQLDYESFVVKRDTTRYLVPTIPSTATADHDLYTKKPFEFSAYIQDKMEYENFILNIGLRYDYFHSRSQYSTNITYPSPYDPTLPGYVDKTNLLADSKPKHQFSPRLGISFPITDRGIIHFSYGHFFQMPPFQYLYSNASFKSSFATSNPLFGDANLNPEKTVTYELGLQQLLLEDLAFNVTGFYKDVRDLLAVQTIRVSGDKTYTKYVNKDYGNIKGITFSLTKRRSIDSPLGVTVDYTFQSGEGNDTNSDAFFLDLSSGRQSEKLPVYLSWDQTHTLNTTVTFGELNNWNVTLVGRIGTGLPYTPQITGQQVYVRTNSGRRPSQMVFNLFAEKVFNLFGFKFVVFMKVFNLFDSLIERLVYDDTGRATYTLLQTSGATKSVDELAKRIPVVHTAEEYFNRPHYYLPPREVRLGVTIGF